A genomic stretch from Arachis stenosperma cultivar V10309 chromosome 3, arast.V10309.gnm1.PFL2, whole genome shotgun sequence includes:
- the LOC130970368 gene encoding uncharacterized protein LOC130970368 — MIAACRTCCCSTSTTTTTSFGAPTTLSLSRSAAFLSLSFNLLRSKSIAVSSTPSVRCRSHFSNDSGNGGGGDTDTEVNCEVHVVSWRERRVKASISIDADIESVWKALTDYEHLADFIPNLVWSGQIPCPFPGRIWLEQRGFQRAMYWHIEARVVLDLQEFFNSTWDRELRFSMVDGDFKKFEGKWSLKCGTRSSTTNLSYEVNVIPRLNFPAILLERIIRSDLPVNLRALACRVENNIMGNQKLSIADNHLDKTPGAINGSSVKKINGALSESDKLLSEDNKEGLASSISGPIPASSGEANSKWGVFGRACRLDRPCVVDEIHLRRFDGLLENGGVHRGVVASITVKAPVCEVWNVLSSYERLPEIVPNLAISKILSRDNNKVRILQEGCKGLLYMVLHARVVLDLCEYLEQEITFEQVEGDFDSFQGKWIFEQLGNHHTLLKYSVESKMRKDTFLSESIMEEVIYEDLPSNLCAIRDYVENRTASHSLEVCEDITETGQEIVTSASGGDDGCSSADDLSNSNAQSSSRQKPRVPGLQRDIEVLKSELLKFIAEYGQEGFMPMRKQLRLHGRVDIEKAITHMGGFRKIASIMNLSLAYKHRKPKGYWDDLENLKNEISRFQRSWGMDPSFMPSRKSFERAGRFDIARALEKWGGLHEVSRLLSLKVRRKRRRQGNLAKDKKIDPVTATHEHDVGSETKTPRQMWLAGLKQIDEDINWVG; from the exons ATGATCGCAGCATGCAGAACTTGTTGTTGTTCAACCTCAACGACAACTACCACCAGCTTTGGAGCTCCAACCACCTTATCCCTATCCAGATCGGCCGCATTCCTATCTCTCAGCTTCAACCTTCTTCGCAGCAAGAGCATTGCTGTTTCTTCGACACCTTCCGTACGCTGCAGAAGCCACTTCAGCAATGATAGTGGAAATGGAGGAGGAGGAGACACTGACACAGAGGTCAACTGCGAGGTCCATGTGGTTTCATGGAGGGAACGCAGAGTTAAGGCTTCCATTTCCATTGATGCTGACATTGAATCCGTTTGGAAGGCTCTCACTGATTATGAGCATCTTGCCGATTTCATACCAAATCTTGTTTGGAG TGGACAAATTCCTTGTCCGTTCCCCGGACGAATATGGTTAGAGCAGAGAGGGTTTCAGAGGGCAATGTATTGGCACATTGAAGCTCGTGTTGTGTTGGATCTTCAGGAATTCTTCAATTCT ACATGGGATCGAGAACTTCGCTTTTCCATGGTTGATGGAGACTTTAAGAAGTTTGAGGGCAAATGGTCCTTAAAATGTGGAACAAG GTCATCAACAACTAATTTATCTTATGAAGTTAATGTGATACCAAGATTGAATTTCCCAGCTATTTTATTGGAAAGGATTATTAGGTCAGATCTTCCTGTAAACCTCCGAGCCTTGGCATGTAGAGTTGAAAATAATATCATGGGAAATCAGAAACTTTCCATTGCAGATAATCACTTGGATAAAACTCCTGGGGCTATTAATGGGTCATCAGTCAAAAAGATAAATGGCGCTTTGTCTGAGAGTGATAAATTACTAAGTGAAGATAACAAAGAAGGTCTGGCCAGCTCAATTTCTGGTCCCATTCCCGCATCTTCTGGTGAGGCAAACAGCAAATGGGGCGTATTCGGAAGAGCATGTAGACTTGACAGGCCTTGTGTGGTGGATGAAATTCATCTACGCAGATTTGATGGACTTTTG GAAAATGGAGGTGTTCATCGTGGTGTTGTTGCAAGCATAACAGTTAAGGCTCCTGTTTGTGAAGTATGGAATGTTCTATCTTCCTATGAGAGACTTCCAGA GATAGTTCCAAACTTGGCAATCAGTAAGATTTTATCCCGAGATAACAATAAAGTCCGTATTCTTCAG GAAGGGTGTAAGGGCCTGCTGTATATGGTGCTTCATGCTCGTGTTGTGTTAGATTTGTGTGAATATCTAGAACAAGAGATAACATTTGAACAGGTTGAAGGGGACTTTGACTCATTCCAAGGAAAATGGATCTTTGAGCAACTAGGAAATCATCACACATTGCTAAAGTACTCTGTGGAGTCGAAAATGCGCAAAGATACTTTTCTTTCTGAATCTATCATGGAAGAG GTCATTTATGAAGATCTCCCATCAAACTTGTGTGCAATAAGAGACTATGTTGAGAACAGGACAGCATCACATTCTTTGGAAGTTTGTGAGGACATTACAGAAACAGGGCAAGAAATTGTTACATCTGCCTCTGGAGGTGATGATGGCTGTAGTTCCGCTGACGACTTATCCAATAGCAATGCTCAAAGTTCATCTCGTCAAAAGCCAAGAGTTCCAGGTCTACAGAGAGATATTGAAGTCCTAAAGTCTGAACTTCTAAAATTCATTGCAGAATATGGACAGGAAGGATTTATGCCAATGAGGAAGCAACTTCGATTGCATGGAAGGGTGGATATTGAAAAGGCTATAACTCACATGGGTGGATTCAGGAAAATCGCATCAATAATGAACCTCTCTTTGGCTTACAAACACCGCAAACCAAAGGGATACTGGGATGAtcttgaaaatttgaaaaatgag ATAAGTAGATTTCAAAGAAGCTGGGGGATGGACCCTTCGTTTATGCCCAGTAGAAAATCGTTTGAACGTGCAG GGCGTTTTGACATTGCACGTGCTCTGGAAAAATGGGGTGGACTTCATGAGGTTTCTCGCCTTCTGTCGCTGAAGGTGAGGAGAAAACGAAGAAGACAGGGCAACCTTGCCAAGGATAAGAAAATTGACCCAGTAACAGCCACACATGAACATGATGTAGGCAGTGAAACCAAGACACCAAGACAGATGTGGCTTGCTGGACTAAAACAAATAGACGAGGACATAAATTGGGTTGGGTAA
- the LOC130970369 gene encoding uncharacterized protein At4g08330, chloroplastic-like, with protein sequence MIAFGDTDILKGSSFQCHQQLQLSPFIRDVTYSCGSCGYELNLSSSNRNTSLIDSSKYGKSIKKGVISFFSVDESRFTQIHQLRWSWIPFFKPRRTKLLCRRCRNHVGFSYTLPSHSWDGISDSRIYDIKLNTLQPSFSADSSLMPGDTSKYESASSSSLVF encoded by the exons ATGATCGCCTTTGGTGACACTGACATCCTTAAGGGATCTTCATTCCAATGTCACCAACAACTTCAGTTGTCTCCCTTTATCAGAGATGTCACTTACAG TTGCGGTTCCTGTGGATATGAGTTGAACTTGAGCTCCAGCAACCGCAACACATCCCTCATTGATTCTTCCAAGTACGGCAAGTCCATCAAGAAGGGTGTCATCTCCTTCTTCTCTGTGGATGAGAGCAGGTTCACTCAGATCCACCAACTTCGATGGTCATGGATACCCTTCTTCAAGCCAAGGAGAACCAAGCTACTCTGCCGCCGGTGCCGGAACCATGTCGGTTTCTCTTACACTTTGCCTTCTCACTCATGGGATGGCATTTCTGACTCTAGAATCTATGATATCAAACTCAACACTCTACAACCTTCCTTCTCTGCGGATTCAAGTCTGATGCCGGGTGATACGAGTAAGTACGAGAgtgcatcttcttcttcattggTGTTCTAA
- the LOC130970384 gene encoding CBS domain-containing protein CBSCBSPB3-like: MSGHIPPAPRRNSVHKRPPPMSNKAVNGITSEPPSKAPSPPPPELDEQERTVRKLRLSKALTIPEGTTVFDACRRMAARRVNAVLLTDSNALLSGIMTDKDIATRVISEGLRTDQTLVSKVMTRNPTFVTSDTLAIDALQKMIQGKFRHLPVVENGEVIAILDITRCLYDAIFRLEKAVEQGSAIAATVEGPNALMDTLREHMFKPSLSTLISEDTKVAFASLADPVYVVSLKMRELRVNSAVVVSQSGTKIQGILTSKDLLMRVVAQNLSPELTLVEKVMTPNPDCATLDTTIVDALHMMHKGKFLHLPVVDRDGYVAACLDVLQITHAAISLVESSTGAANDVANTIMQKFWDSALSLEPPEDSDTHSELSSHMTADGTERGKSPVQHIDLGNTFSFKLEDLNGHVHRFNCGTEHLDELVSIVMQRVELNDEEQRPTILYEDDEGDRIILATDHDLATAVGYARSSGAKAVKLHLVLGNPTKSEPRPPQSDTTTTTTTVTQTRSSSLSMRSGIVAGAIAVTSVGVFVYLRSCRK; the protein is encoded by the exons atgagCGGTCACATTCCTCCTGCTCCGAGGAGGAACAGTGTGCACAAACGGCCTCCACCAATGTCGAACAAGGCCGTAAACGGAATCACAAGCGAACCTCCTAGCAAGGCTCCTTCTCCGCCTCCTCCTGA GCTTGATGAGCAAGAAAGGACAGTGAGGAAGCTTAGATTGTCAAAAGCCCTCACGATACCCGAGGGGACTACCGTTTTTGATGCATGTAGACGCATGGCGGCTCGGCGAGTTAATGCTGTTTTGTTGACTGATTCGAATGCTTTGCTTTCGGGAATCATGACTGACAAG GACATTGCTACTAGAGTTATATCTGAGGGTTTACGAACAGATCAGACGCTAGTGTCAAAAGTGATGACTAGGAATCCCACATTCGTGACGTCAGATACTCTGGCAATTGACGCCCTTCAGAAGATGATCCAAG GTAAATTTCGGCACCTCCCTGTTGTGGAAAATGGAGAAGTCATTGCCATATTGGATATCACCAGATGTCTTTATGATGCCATATTTAGGCTGGAGAAGGCTGTTGAGCAGGGGAGCGCTATTGCTGCCACAGTTGAAG GTCCAAATGCTTTGATGGATACACTGAGAGAGCACATGTTCAAGCCTTCCCTATCAACTCTAATAAGTGAAGATACAAA GGTTGCTTTTGCATCGTTAGCAGATCCTGTCTACGTAGTTTCATTAAAGATGCGGGAGTTGCGTGTTAATTCGGCAGTTGTTGTGTCACAGTCAGGAACCAAGATTCAAGGAATATTGAC TTCAAAGGATCTCCTTATGCGTGTTGTGGCCCAAAATCTTTCTCCTGAGTTAACTCTAGTGGAAAAG GTGATGACTCCAAACCCAGATTGTGCCACCCTAGACACAACAATTGTTGACGCACTGCATATGATGCATAAAGGGAAGTTCTTGCATCTTCCTGTTGTAGACAGAG ATGGATATGTGGCTGCTTGTTTGGATGTTTTGCAGATAACTCATGCAGCAATTTCCTTG GTTGAGAGTAGCACTGGAGCTGCTAATGATGTAGCGAATACAATTATGCAAAAGTTTTGGGACTCGGCTCTTTCTTTAGAGCCACCAGAAGATTCTGACACTCATAG TGAACTTTCTAGCCACATGACAGCAGATGGCACAGAGAGAGGGAAGTCTCCTGTGCAACACATAGACTTGGGAAACACATTTTCCTTTAAACTTGAGGATCTCAATGGTCATGTGCATCGATTCAACTGTG GTACCGAACATCTAGATGAGCTTGTATCCATAGTCATGCAGAGAGTTGAACTTAATGACGAAGAACAACGCCCTACAATATTG TACGAGGATGATGAAGGTGATAGAATTATTCTAGCAACGGATCATGATCTTGCTACTGCTGTCGGCTATGCTAGATCTTCAGGAGCGAAG GCTGTAAAGTTGCATTTGGTGTTAGGCAATCCAACCAAATCAGAACCACGACCACCACAATCCGATACAACTACTACTACTACAACAGTAACACAGACTCGTAGTTCTTCTCTTTCCATGCGATCTGGTATTGTTGCAGGTGCGATTGCTGTAACTAGCGTTGGTGTGTTTGTCTACCTAAGGAGCTGCAGAAAGTGA